One window of Trifolium pratense cultivar HEN17-A07 linkage group LG5, ARS_RC_1.1, whole genome shotgun sequence genomic DNA carries:
- the LOC123886257 gene encoding mediator of RNA polymerase II transcription subunit 16-like, whose protein sequence is MRFLCVCSVFSSISVQLHWSYWPPSQNGSTPRWFYTSKGLLGCGPVGIMAGDAIITDSVTMHVAGVPIVNLSTIIVWEVTPGPGNGFQTNPKTCITSGVLPLIPPNWVGSAPLAAYLFSWQHYLLSQPKQGNEVTDKNIRDAVPLFCSAVSNFSAYVSPEAAAKSAATTTPGSGVTEVAIHSTRAGSVIALAIVEGPPNLGRDARCWQHEHERWQDIAVATKWLLGVSPEKILSIA, encoded by the exons ATGCGTTTTCTTTGCGTCTGTTCTGTGTTCTCATCAATCTCAGTTCAACTTCACTGGTCCTATTGGCCTCCTAGTCAGAATGGCTCAACACCGAGGTGGTTTTACACCAGTAAAGGACTTTTAGGTTGTGGGCCCGTTGGCATTATGGCTGGTGATGCTATCATAACTGATAGTGTTACCATGCATGTGGCAGGTGTACCAATTGTTAACTTATCCACCATCATAGTCTGGGAGGTCACACCGGGGCCTGGAAATGGCTTCCAAACAAATCCGAAGACTTGTATTACGTCTGGTGTCCTGCCACTTATCCCACCCAACTGGGTTGGTTCGGCACCTTTAGCTGCATATTTATTTTCTTGGCAACATTATTTATTATCTCAACCAAAACAAGGAAACGAGGTGACAGACAAAAACATTAGGGATGCTGTACCTCTATTCTGCTCAGCAGTTTCAAATTTTTCAGCATATGTGAGTCCTGAAGCTGCAGCTAAATCTGCAGCAACCACTACACCGGGTTCTGGTGTAACAGAAGTGGCcattcattcaactcgtgctgGTTCTGTGATAGCTCTCGCGATAGTTGAG GGGCCACCTAATCTTGGCCGTGATGCTCGCTGTTGGCAGCATGAGCATGAGCGGTGGCAAGATATTGCAGTGGCTACCAAGTGGCTATTAGGAGTGTCTCCG GAAAAGATCTTAAGCATTGCTTGA
- the LOC123886258 gene encoding LOW QUALITY PROTEIN: uncharacterized protein LOC123886258 (The sequence of the model RefSeq protein was modified relative to this genomic sequence to represent the inferred CDS: inserted 2 bases in 1 codon; deleted 1 base in 1 codon), with protein sequence MGTALHNTNLSKNCTSFDVTIVRFGDSLMVHMRYAKEDDNTVIWAVKYEIGEKLDRVFSFKLQVKHDKNDTVENIHVGIRXDKADNGTNILVNIVRVGGGDDLHGGIRIMDIRCSGAYSTFKSNEQDYSIETNIISYDCSYRDGLFVLQMKKMNYSDDMAYMAAMAHYYVTKPVGLYVEATIFRSKDKGFVVKVNGPFKYQSVYLGRINVSNLCHIYFNMSDALDMFW encoded by the exons ATGGGAACAGCCCTGCACAACACTAATCTAAGCAAGAATTGCACTTCTTTTGATGTTACCATAGTACGCTTTGGAGACTCTCTTATGGTTCACATGAGGTACGCAAAAGAAGATGATAACACAGTCATTTGGGCTGTAAAATATGAAATAGGCGAGAAATTAGATCGAGTTTTTAGCTTTAAACTGCAAGTGAAACATGACAAGAATGATACA GTTGAGAACATACATGTTGGCATTAG AGACAAGGCTGATAATGGAACTAATATCTTGGTCAATATCGTGCgtgttggtggtggtgatgaCCTTCATGGAGGAATAAGAATAATGGATATTAGATGTTCGGGTGCATACTCAACCTTTAAAAGCAATGAACAAGATTACTCGAtagaaactaatattatttcataTGATTGTTCTTATAGAGACGGTTTATTTGTTCTtcaaatgaagaaaatgaactACTCTGATGACATGGCATACATGGCGGCTATGGCACACTACTATGTCACCAAACCTGTTGGTCTATATGTTGAGGCCACAATTTTTCGCAGTAAAGACAAAGGTTTTGTGGTTAAAGTGAACGGTCCTTTCAAATACCAAAGTGTTTATCTGGGCAGGATTAATGTATCTAATTTGTGccacatatattttaatatgagTGATGCTTTGGATATGTTTTGGTGA